From a single Lytechinus variegatus isolate NC3 chromosome 9, Lvar_3.0, whole genome shotgun sequence genomic region:
- the LOC121421170 gene encoding uncharacterized protein K02A2.6-like: MVTKLRKAAQGCNYGADEDNQIRDQVVQNCRSNNLRRKLLEKGQTLTLAETLVIAKSFEAVEAQFQSMKLDGRSSGGQVNQLTTSSGKTSRGKSSRNAESGHECYRCGNLGHFGSDASCPAKGKTCRSCGGHDHFAKKCKSKSKKKSKWGSEKKDKERSGTSSGYKSKKGRGRVRHVEGNSSSDDEAVAECDCKHKVRNEKNYQFAVYGITSQHEKVDLIIGGVTVPVIVDSGSDSNVIDKLLWEKLKSKRIVCTSRRCSRKLYPYASKVPLHTIGCFTTLVEVGGRKVEAEFTVIEEEGEPLLSKSTAKELGILQIGVQSAQVNSVMQSYEDLKSEFDGVFHGVGKLKGRQVRLAVNETVKPIAQPVRRTPFGLREKVETKIKELMELDIIEPVEHSTAWVSPVVIVPKPNDDIRSCIDMRRVNEAIQRERHPIPTVEEVLQELTASKIFSKIDLKWGYHQLELDANSRDVTTFVTHCGLYRYKRLLFGINAAPEIYQYEIHRVIQGIPGVANISDDIIVHARSREEHDVRLRAVLAKLGEAGLTVNAQKCKFGVTELDFMGHRLTSEGLNPAKAKVEAVANAREPQNETEMRSFLGLVNYCAKLIPNFATLSDPLRKLTRKDVPFEFGPEQRKAFNALTDALVSAETLGYYDPKAQTKVIADASPVGLGAVLVQIHAEGPRIIAYASKALTDVERRYSQTEKEALGLVWACERFHPYLFGIEFQLVTDHKPLEVIYSPRSKPCARIERWVLRLQQYKYKVMHVPGKMNIADSLSRLLSGDSSSSKLETEAESFVRFIAMQSTPGAVTTREVERESEHDQELREIRNCIQSGLWDQCSHKSYVPIKDELCVVGQCVLRGSRLVIPSTLRPRIVSLAHEGHLGIVGTKQNLRTKVWWPGCEKEAEKFVKTCHGCQITSRGNPPEPIRTTQLPTGPWVDVAVDFLGPLPSGESILVIIDYYSRYYEYVIMRSTTSDKTVAALMEVFARHGLPQTLHSDNGPQFVSQVFADYMRATGVHHHRVTPKWPQANGEVERQNQSLEKRMRIAHSEGKNWKEALLVYVAAYRATPHSTTGKSPAELLFGRKIRTKLPVASESLNDQELRDRDAEMKGKMKLYADARRGAKHSDVVPGDEVLVRREVASKMDTPFIPQPYTVVSRQGNMVTVRSPEGVMYDRNTSHVKRYNHQRAETGLSQPNVDLDVQLTAESGVDTIDRHQDEGTDHPTEVSSSNQPLDLASSRPKRHRQKPKRLSDYVLE; this comes from the coding sequence ATGGTAACTAAACTTAGAAAGGCAGCTCAAGGGTGCAATTATGGTGCTGATGAGGATAATCAGATCAGAGATCAAGTCGTACAGAATTGCAGAAGCAATAATTTACGTCGTAAACTGTTGGAGAAGGGGCAAACTCTTACTTTAGCAGAGACTTTGGTCATCGCCAAGTCGTTTGAGGCGGTTGAAGCACAGTTTCAGTCCATGAAGCTAGATGGAAGGTCTAGCGGAGGCCAAGTGAACCAGCTCACTACCAGCTCAGGGAAGACGTCACGTGGCAAGTCCAGTCGTAATGCTGAGAGTGGACATGAGTGCTATCGATGTGGAAATCTAGGACATTTTGGAAGCGACGCTTCGTGTCCAGCTAAAGGCAAGACATGTAGATCATGTGGAGGTCATGATCATTTTGCAAAGAAATGTAAATCAAAGAGCAAAAAGAAATCCAAGTGGGGTAGTGAGAAGAAAGACAAGGAAAGATCTGGTACTAGTTCAGGATATAAGTCAAAGAAAGGTCGTGGTCGAGTACGTCATGTTGAAGGTAACTCTTCGAGTGATGATGAGGCTGTTGCTGAGTGTGACTGCAAACACAAagtcagaaatgaaaaaaactaCCAATTTGCTGTGTATGGTATAACTAGTCAGCACgagaaagttgatttgataaTTGGTGGTGTGACAGTTCCTGTTATAGTTGACAGTGGAAGTGACAGTAACGTCATTGACAAATTGTTGTGGGAGAAACTCAAATCAAAGAGAATTGTGTGCACGTCGAGGAGATGCAGCAGAAAGTTATATCCCTATGCTTCCAAAGTACCTCTGCACACCATAGGCTGTTTTACCACGTTAGTAGAAGTTGGCGGCAGGAAAGTTGAAGCAGAGTTTACTGTCATCGAAGAAGAGGGAGAGCCGTTACTTTCGAAAAGTACTGCGAAAGAACTTGGAATTCTTCAAATTGGGGTGCAGTCTGCTCAAGTTAACTCGGTAATGCAGTCATATGAAGACCTCAAGAGTGAATTTGATGGTGTGTTCCATGGGGTTGGAAAGCTGAAGGGACGCCAAGTCAGACTGGCTGTAAATGAGACTGTCAAGCCAATTGCCCAACCTGTGCGCAGAACACCATTTGGCCTAAGGGAAAAAGTAGAAACCAAAATCAAAGAACTCATGGAGCTTGATATCATTGAACCAGTCGAGCACTCTACTGCATGGGTGAGCCCTGTAGTCATTGTGCCGAAACCCAATGATGACATCAGATCGTGCATAGACATGCGGCGAGTCAATGAGGCTATACAACGGGAAAGACATCCTATTCCCACGGTGGAAGAAGTGTTGCAAGAACTAACTGCAAGCAAAATCTTCTCAAAGATTGACTTGAAATGGGGATATCATCAATTGGAGTTAGATGCAAACTCACGGGATGTTACAACGTTTGTGACCCACTGTGGACTGTACCGATATAAAAGACTGTTATTCGGTATCAATGCGGCTCCGGAGATATACCAGTACGAAATACACCGTGTCATCCAGGGGATACCAGGTGTAGCTAACATCTCGGACGACATCATCGTCCACGCCAGATCTCGTGAAGAGCATGACGTGAGGCTTAGAGCAGTCTTAGCTAAGCTTGGAGAGGCAGGACTAACGGTAAATGCCCAGAAGTGCAAGTTCGGAGTAACAGAGTTGGATTTCATGGGACATAGGCTTACCAGTGAAGGTCTGAATCCAGCCAAGGCCAAGGTGGAAGCTGTTGCAAATGCTAGAGAGCCACAGAATGAAACTGAGATGAGGAGTTTCCTGGGACTTGTGAACTATTGTGCAAAGTTAATTCCAAACTTTGCTACTCTCTCTGATCCTTTGAGGAAGTTGACCAGGAAAGATGTACCTTTCGAATTTGGCCCTGAGCAGCGAAAGGCATTCAATGCTCTGACGGATGCCCTTGTTAGTGCGGAGACTTTAGGATACTATGATCCCAAGGCACAGACGAAAGTGATTGCTGATGCAAGTCCAGTTGGTCTGGGGGCTGTTCTAGTGCAGATTCACGCTGAAGGACCAAGGATCATCGCTTATGCCAGTAAAGCGTTGACGGATGTGGAGAGAAGGTACTCACAAACAGAAAAAGAGGCCCTAGGACTGGTATGGGCATGTGAGAGATTCCACCCTTACTTGTTTGGTATTGAATTCCAGCTGGTAACGGATCACAAACCGTTAGAAGTCATATACTCACCAAGGTCAAAGCCGTGTGCACGCATTGAGCGCTGGGTGTTGCGgttgcaacaatacaagtataaGGTGATGCACGTACCAGGGAAGATGAACATAGCAGACTCTTTGTCAAGACTATTATCTGGAGATAGTAGCTCATCAAAGCTGGAGACAGAAGCTGAGAGTTTTGTGCGATTCATCGCTATGCAGTCTACTCCAGGGGCAGTGACCACTCGAGAGGTAGAAAGAGAATCTGAGCATGACCAAGAACTCAGAGAAATCAGAAACTGTATCCAGAGTGGACTTTGGGATCAGTGCTCACACAAATCTTATGTACCAATCAAAGATGAGCTTTGTGTGGTTGGGCAGTGCGTGTTGAGAGGAAGCAGACTAGTGATTCCAAGTACACTGCGGCCACGAATAGTGTCTCTAGCTCATGAAGGACACTTAGGAATTGTTGGTACAAAGCAAAATTTGAGAACCAAGGTGTGGTGGCCCGGATGCGAGAAGGAGGCggaaaagtttgtgaaaacttgCCATGGATGCCAGATCACAAGCAGAGGCAACCCGCCAGAGCCAATAAGAACTACCCAGTTGCCTACAGGACCTTGGGTAGATGTTGCTGTAGACTTTTTAGGACCGCTACCATCTGGGGAATCTATTCTTGTAATCATTGATTACTATAGTAGATATTATGAGTATGTAATAATGAGATCCACCACTTCAGACAAGACTGTGGCAGCCCTGATGGAAGTATTCGCGAGGCATGGCTTGCCACAAACGCTTCACTCAGACAATGGACCGCAATTCGTTTCGCAAGTCTTTGCAGACTATATGAGAGCGACTGGTGTACACCACCATAGGGTTACACCTAAGTGGCCTCAAGCGAACGGTGAGGTGGAGAGACAGAACCAATCCCTAGAGAAGAGAATGAGAATTGCTCACTCAGAAGGCAAGAACTGGAAGGAGGCCCTGTTGGTGTATGTTGCAGCCTACAGAGCTACTCCACACAGTACAACTGGTAAGAGCCCAGCTGAGCTACTCTTCGGGCGGAAGATTAGGACGAAGCTTCCAGTAGCAAGCGAATCTCTTAATGACCAGGAACTGAGAGATCGTGATGCTGAGATGAAAGGCAAAATGAAACTTTATGCAGATGCCAGGAGAGGTGCTAAACATTCAGATGTTGTGCCAGGAGACGAAGTTCTTGTACGGAGAGAGGTTGCTAGCAAAATGGACACTCCTTTCATACCACAACCATACACAGTGGTATCCAGACAAGGCAACATGGTGACTGTTCGCTCTCCAGAAGGGGTGATGTATGACAGAAATACATCACATGTGAAAAGGTATAATCATCAGAGGGCTGAGACTGGACTATCACAGCCTAACGTTGATCTTGATGTTCAGTTGACAGCAGAGAGTGGTGTTGACACCATTGATCGACACCAAGATGAAGGAACTGACCATCCGACGGAAGTATCATCATCCAACCAGCCATTAGATCTCGCGTCGAGCAGACCAAAGAGGCATCGACAAAAGCCCAAGCGATTGTCGGACTATGTGCTGGAATGA
- the LOC121421171 gene encoding uncharacterized protein LOC121421171: MHECQEEDLSSINPTMAEALKTVISQSTECPVCLSTFTDPKILSCSHTFCKTCLDNLLECHGNCQIRCPVCRAVTQVPNEDVGKLQVNLALKSLIEDMEGHPQICTNCKSDDKSHAAVYCQDCGKYLCTTCLNKHSQWEGFVDHEVIAMSEISSGKVSVRRYRKCRKHPKEDECCFCSTCRRFTCFRCVVMEHTGEGHKVIEGTAYEDKHTKGIEELKSKVDKKQSCFQKYIDFIDEQTKSFDSAKKQCTSDINKAYDDAVRQLTVKRESLVREVKETTEGVKKELESMKTTAQKHINRLATMAEMVTNKIKIPLDMDTLAAHDTLCEELREVIDQKDPDYEQPKKSGIKGKSVKFKRNVGVDKLGLGKIVNVVERNVALPTNKTFNEKDVSLPTYNIDNVKKVALPLGMHAVVSTPDGRMAVGCHTGGMKIFSTDGQLQETVLKDVKILGVGFLSDGRCVVVDTSNNITLYTPEYTQLNVMFQTLSKDEGGIPRLTVDGDDLIYVSYWRALKIQVFSTAGGRAVREIPRNAYEPRQISSYHGSLIISSLIAIRLIDKQGAVQHKLKNQGSFLCAAVSQWNTILIAKVKHGEGLVSIDEYTNELRHIRNFVNNFKIEKPELYWYYLQQYRSGEIAFCPWDRLYIFR, translated from the coding sequence tcTTCTATAAACCCAACTATGGCTGAAGCATTAAAGACTGTCATCTCCCAGAGTACAGAGTGTCCAGTGTGTCTTTCTACCTTCACCGATCCCAAGATCCTGTCTTGTTCTCACACTTTCTGCAAGACTTGCCTGGACAACCTCTTAGAGTGTCACGGTAACTGCCAGATCCGATGCCCTGTCTGCAGAGCTGTGACCCAGGTCCCAAACGAAGATGTCGGCAAACTACAGGTAAATCTTGCTTTGAAAAGTCTAATAGAGGATATGGAGGGCCATCCTCAGATTTGCACAAATTGTAAATCAGATGACAAGTCCCATGCTGCTGTCTACTGCCAAGACTGTGGCAAGTATCTCTGTACCACTTGTCTTAATAAGCACTCTCAATGGGAAGGCTTTGTCGATCATGAAGTCATTGCCATGAGTGAGATCTCATCAGGGAAGGTGTCTGTACGTAGATACcggaaatgcaggaaacatccaAAAGAAGACGAGTGTTGCTTCTGTTCCACCTGCAGGAGATTCACATGCTTCAGGTGTGTTGTTATGGAACATACGGGGGAAGGACACAAGGTCATCGAGGGAACAGCTTACGAGGACAAACACACGAAGGGTATCGAAGAACTTAAATCAAAGGTGGACAAGAAACAATCATGCTTTCAGAAGTACATTGATTTTATAGATGAACAGACTAAAAGTTTTGACAGTGCCAAGAAACAGTGTACAAGTGACATTAATAAAGCATATGATGATGCAGTCCGGCAGTTGACAGTAAAGAGGGAAAGTCTAGTAAGAGAAGTCAAGGAAACGACCGAAGGAGTAAAGAAAGAACTGGAAAGTATGAAGACCACGGCCCAGAAGCACATCAATCGGTTGGCGACCATGGCTGAAATGGTAactaacaaaataaagattCCATTAGATATGGATACTTTGGCTGCACACGACACTCTGTGTGAAGAGTTACGAGAGGTCATTGATCAAAAGGATCCTGACTACGAGCAGCCGAAGAAATCGGGCATAAAGGGGAAAAGTGTCAAGTTCAAGAGAAATGTTGGAGTGGATAAGCTAGGCCTTGGGAAGATTGTTAATGTAGTTGAAAGAAACGTCGCCTTACCCactaataaaacatttaatgaaaagGACGTTTCTTTGCCTActtataatattgataatgtaaAGAAAGTTGCTTTGCCACTTGGCATGCATGCCGTGGTTAGTACACCAGACGGTAGAATGGCAGTAGGATGTCATACAGGTGGCATGAAAATCTTCTCCACTGATGGTCAGCTTCAGGAGACAGTTCTGAAGGATGTTAAAATATTGGGGGTAGGGTTTCTTTCTGATGGTCGATGTGTTGTGGTGGATACTTCAAACAACATTACACTGTACACACCAGAGTACACACAATTGAATGTAATGTTTCAGACTCTAAGTAAAGATGAAGGTGGGATTCCTCGTCTCactgttgatggtgatgatctgATCTATGTGAGCTACTGGAGAGCCCTGAAGATCCAGGTATTTTCAACAGCAGGTGGGCGAGCAGTCAGGGAGATACCACGCAACGCGTATGAACCTCGGCAAATCAGTAGTTACCATGGTTCTCTTATCATTTCATCATTGATTGCTATCAGATTGATAGACAAACAGGGTGCTGTACAACATAAATTAAAGAATCAGGGTAGTTTCCTTTGCGCTGCTGTATCTCAATGGAATACAATCCTGATAGCCAAGGTGAAGCATGGTGAAGGTTTGGTGAGCATTGACGAGTATACAAATGAACTAAGGCACATTCGAAACTTTGTTAATAATTTCAAGATTGAGAAGCCTGAGCTATATTGGTATTACCTCCAGCAGTACCGATCAGGAGAGATCGCTTTCTGCCCTTGGGATAGACTGTATATATTCCgctga